Proteins encoded together in one Myxococcus stipitatus window:
- a CDS encoding chemotaxis protein CheA — protein sequence MTMDMSRYLGLFISEASEHLEALGRDLVQLEREGSSSAVDSMFRHAHSVKGMASSMGFEPIAILAHRVEDLVDAVRQDRGRLDRDLVDLLLSASDTLLAQVRAVSEGKPPEDAAALLAQLGARVTAMTGHAPSATRVAKVTVLKPDGDGGGGDGPSGPGGPGSGGSSGPASPSGTGPAGGGPPGTGGPAASGAASGSGDSGPVGAGGASGVAGNSGLGGTAGATGVGGATGVAGSSGVGGAGVGSSGPAGTSSVGGTSGSAGPAGSGAPSSVAGTSDVSGTSGVAGSSGVGGSSGSSVVGVAGTSSVAGSSGVGGTAAVGTSAGLAGAAGAGPAPGASDASGAGPASGRAGAGAATGPAGEGTGPPGASGTPTAPRLSAPDGTPGATSSSPSSNAATGAAPGLTDPANSPRVTELGQALKAASSGPLPGDSLDGRTTQRWAVRLRIAPTCQVPGVRAFLVHKRLTNLGTLLDLRPALEELKAGRIPDGYIQLELETSVGDTGILASLKNVAEVEVVSVKPAIALPVAAPAPAPAAEGARGAGDSSSRTVRVRTELLDYFLDTVGELMLATARLREVGKVLPETVRPALEEGVYRLHTLVKDLHDKVMTARMTPLSLITDRLPRAARDIARRKEREVDLVITGAEIELDRAILDELADPLLHLLRNCIDHGLESPEERLAAKKGPRGRVLVAVKRARDRVIIELEDDGRGMSPAKLKAAAVTRGLLTPEAAARMTDREAFMLSCLPGVSTAKDITDISGRGVGMDAVKRVVENVGGTLEIDSEAGRGTRFTLRLPLTVAVVHLLLVEVGAEVFGLPIAKVVGATEADGEALSRSRETALLPHGNSLLPVHALDTLVGVPAPARQGLRPFVVMEGDAGRVALGVDRLLGQEEVVLKPLSRPLDLLPGLSGVTILGSGRPVFILDVPRLLSA from the coding sequence ATGACGATGGACATGTCCCGCTACCTGGGCCTCTTCATCTCGGAGGCCAGTGAGCACCTGGAGGCGCTCGGGCGGGACCTCGTGCAGTTGGAGCGCGAGGGTTCTTCCAGCGCGGTGGACTCGATGTTCCGCCACGCGCACTCCGTCAAGGGCATGGCGTCGTCGATGGGGTTCGAGCCCATCGCCATCCTCGCGCACCGCGTGGAGGACCTGGTGGACGCCGTGCGCCAGGACCGGGGGCGGTTGGACCGGGACCTGGTGGACCTGCTGCTGTCCGCCTCCGACACGTTGCTGGCGCAGGTGCGCGCGGTGTCGGAGGGCAAGCCGCCCGAGGACGCCGCCGCGCTGCTGGCCCAGCTGGGGGCGCGCGTCACCGCCATGACGGGGCACGCGCCGTCCGCGACCCGCGTGGCGAAGGTGACGGTGCTCAAGCCGGATGGCGATGGCGGGGGCGGTGACGGCCCCTCCGGGCCGGGCGGGCCGGGTTCGGGTGGTTCCTCGGGGCCGGCTTCGCCGTCCGGCACCGGGCCGGCGGGGGGTGGTCCCCCAGGGACGGGTGGCCCGGCGGCGAGCGGCGCCGCGTCTGGCAGTGGGGACTCGGGTCCCGTGGGTGCGGGTGGCGCGTCGGGCGTCGCGGGGAACTCGGGCCTGGGTGGCACGGCGGGCGCTACGGGCGTGGGTGGCGCGACGGGCGTCGCGGGTTCCTCGGGCGTGGGCGGCGCGGGCGTGGGGTCGTCGGGCCCCGCGGGCACCTCGAGTGTGGGTGGCACCTCGGGCAGCGCGGGCCCTGCTGGCTCGGGCGCTCCGTCGAGTGTCGCGGGCACCTCGGATGTCAGCGGTACCTCGGGTGTCGCGGGCTCCTCGGGCGTGGGTGGCTCCTCGGGCTCCTCCGTCGTGGGCGTCGCGGGAACCTCGAGCGTTGCGGGTTCCTCGGGCGTGGGCGGCACTGCCGCCGTGGGAACTTCCGCGGGCCTCGCCGGGGCCGCGGGCGCCGGACCGGCGCCGGGCGCCTCCGATGCCTCGGGCGCGGGACCGGCGTCAGGCCGTGCGGGCGCCGGGGCCGCTACGGGCCCGGCTGGCGAGGGCACGGGACCTCCGGGCGCCTCGGGCACACCCACCGCGCCGCGCTTGTCGGCGCCGGATGGCACCCCGGGTGCCACGTCGTCCTCCCCTTCCTCCAATGCCGCCACTGGCGCCGCGCCAGGGCTTACGGACCCCGCCAACTCGCCGAGGGTGACCGAGCTGGGACAGGCCCTCAAGGCGGCCTCGTCCGGTCCCCTCCCCGGGGACTCGCTCGATGGCCGCACCACGCAGCGCTGGGCGGTGCGGCTGCGCATCGCTCCCACGTGCCAGGTGCCGGGCGTGCGCGCGTTCCTCGTCCACAAGCGCCTCACCAACCTGGGCACGCTCCTGGACCTGCGCCCCGCGCTGGAGGAGCTGAAGGCCGGCCGCATTCCGGATGGCTACATCCAGCTCGAGCTGGAGACGTCCGTGGGCGACACGGGCATCCTCGCCTCCCTCAAGAACGTGGCCGAGGTCGAGGTCGTCTCGGTCAAGCCCGCCATCGCGCTGCCGGTCGCCGCGCCCGCCCCGGCGCCAGCGGCCGAGGGTGCCCGGGGCGCGGGGGACTCCTCGTCGCGCACGGTGCGCGTGCGCACGGAGCTGCTCGACTACTTCCTCGACACGGTGGGGGAGCTGATGCTCGCCACCGCCCGCCTGCGCGAGGTGGGAAAGGTGCTGCCGGAGACGGTGCGCCCCGCGCTGGAGGAGGGCGTCTACCGGCTGCACACGCTGGTGAAGGACCTGCACGACAAGGTGATGACCGCGCGCATGACGCCGCTGTCGCTCATCACCGACCGGCTGCCGCGCGCCGCGCGAGACATCGCCCGCCGCAAGGAGCGCGAGGTCGACCTGGTCATCACCGGCGCCGAAATCGAGCTCGACCGCGCCATCCTCGACGAGCTCGCCGACCCGCTGCTGCACCTGCTGCGCAACTGCATCGACCACGGCCTGGAGTCCCCGGAGGAGCGGCTGGCGGCGAAGAAGGGCCCGCGCGGTCGCGTGCTGGTGGCCGTCAAGCGCGCCCGGGACCGCGTCATCATCGAGCTGGAGGACGACGGTCGCGGCATGAGCCCCGCGAAGCTCAAGGCCGCGGCGGTGACGCGCGGGCTGCTCACGCCGGAGGCCGCGGCGCGGATGACGGACCGCGAGGCCTTCATGCTCTCGTGCCTGCCCGGCGTGTCCACGGCGAAGGACATCACGGACATCTCCGGCCGCGGCGTGGGCATGGACGCGGTCAAGCGCGTGGTGGAGAACGTGGGCGGCACGCTCGAAATCGACAGCGAGGCGGGCCGCGGGACGCGCTTCACCCTGCGGCTGCCGCTGACGGTGGCGGTGGTGCACCTGCTGCTCGTCGAGGTGGGCGCGGAGGTCTTCGGCCTGCCCATCGCCAAGGTGGTGGGCGCCACGGAGGCGGATGGCGAGGCGCTCAGCCGCAGCCGCGAGACGGCGCTGCTGCCGCATGGCAACTCGCTGCTGCCCGTGCACGCGCTGGACACGCTCGTGGGCGTCCCCGCGCCCGCGCGTCAGGGGCTGCGTCCCTTCGTGGTCATGGAGGGGGACGCCGGTCGCGTGGCGTTGGGCGTGGACCGGCTGCTCGGACAGGAGGAGGTCGTCCTCAAGCCCTTGTCCCGCCCGTTGGACCTGCTGCCCGGCCTGTCCGGGGTGACCATCCTCGGCAGCGGCCGACCCGTCTTCATCCTGGATGTGCCGAGGTTACTGTCCGCGTGA
- a CDS encoding response regulator, translated as MAKRVLVVDDAIFMRNMIKDIFASGGFEVVGEAANGLEAVEKYKEFKPDLTTMDIVMPFKSGIEATREIIKHDSSAVVIMCSALGQESLVMEAIEAGASDFIVKPFRAEDVLAVVKKVLGEA; from the coding sequence ATGGCTAAGCGGGTCCTGGTCGTCGACGATGCCATCTTCATGCGCAACATGATCAAGGACATCTTCGCGTCTGGAGGGTTCGAGGTCGTCGGCGAAGCGGCCAATGGCCTGGAGGCCGTGGAGAAGTACAAGGAGTTCAAGCCCGACCTCACGACGATGGATATCGTCATGCCGTTCAAGAGCGGCATCGAGGCGACGCGGGAGATCATCAAGCACGACAGCAGCGCGGTGGTCATCATGTGCTCCGCGCTGGGGCAGGAGAGCCTGGTGATGGAGGCCATCGAGGCGGGCGCCTCGGACTTCATCGTCAAGCCGTTCCGGGCCGAGGACGTGCTGGCGGTGGTGAAGAAGGTCCTGGGAGAGGCGTGA
- a CDS encoding chemotaxis protein CheW has product MRHVIFRVEKERYGLPLSAVREVVVPPERFTRVPRAPAAITGVMNLRGRVVTVVELRQLLGLPEGGTPQARVVLLDRGRRDLGLLVTDVDGIEAVERVSAAPGKLTPAIRGVARLGGLGVTVLDPEGLDAAVVALFTHSK; this is encoded by the coding sequence GTGCGGCACGTCATCTTCCGGGTGGAAAAGGAGCGCTACGGGCTGCCGTTGTCGGCGGTGCGGGAGGTCGTCGTGCCTCCGGAGCGCTTCACCCGGGTGCCGAGGGCGCCCGCGGCCATCACCGGGGTGATGAACCTGCGGGGCCGGGTGGTGACGGTGGTGGAGTTGCGACAGTTGCTGGGGTTGCCGGAGGGTGGCACGCCGCAGGCCCGGGTGGTTCTGCTGGACCGGGGGCGGAGGGATCTGGGACTGTTGGTGACGGATGTGGATGGAATCGAGGCGGTGGAGCGCGTCAGCGCGGCGCCGGGGAAGCTGACGCCAGCCATTCGTGGCGTCGCCCGGCTGGGTGGCCTGGGGGTGACCGTGTTGGACCCCGAGGGATTGGATGCCGCGGTGGTTGCCTTGTTCACCCATTCCAAGTGA
- a CDS encoding MmcQ/YjbR family DNA-binding protein: MSTSSQRHPDAVLRAAEARLREVMLALPDATEEFPWGHRTAKVKGKMFAILVLDGEGLRVTAKLPRTHEAALMLPFAAPTGYGLGKSGWVTATFPGGQAVPVELLALWIHESFQAVAPKAVLARLEAGGSPGVKKSTRKRAAAGKQVTGKRAAARKAGAGAPGAKKARAARRTTAKR, encoded by the coding sequence ATGAGCACCTCCTCCCAGCGCCACCCGGACGCCGTGTTGCGGGCCGCCGAGGCGCGCCTGCGCGAGGTGATGCTCGCGCTGCCGGACGCGACGGAGGAGTTCCCCTGGGGCCACCGCACGGCCAAGGTGAAGGGCAAGATGTTCGCCATCCTCGTGCTGGACGGCGAGGGCCTGCGCGTCACGGCCAAGCTGCCGCGGACCCACGAGGCGGCGCTGATGCTGCCCTTCGCGGCGCCCACGGGCTACGGCCTGGGCAAGAGCGGCTGGGTGACGGCGACCTTCCCTGGCGGCCAGGCGGTGCCGGTGGAGCTGCTGGCCCTGTGGATTCACGAGAGCTTCCAGGCGGTGGCGCCCAAGGCGGTGCTCGCCAGGCTGGAGGCGGGTGGTTCGCCCGGGGTGAAGAAGTCCACCCGGAAGCGGGCGGCGGCGGGCAAGCAGGTGACGGGCAAGCGGGCGGCGGCGAGGAAGGCGGGGGCTGGCGCACCTGGAGCGAAGAAGGCCCGCGCGGCGCGGCGGACCACGGCGAAGCGGTAG
- a CDS encoding methyl-accepting chemotaxis protein, with the protein MESPRATRVVSLHWRIFTGYVVLGLLLIAWMFGSNLLFSAWGTTLSDLTKDLVRLTVAVLLTLGAGTVLPSLLARVTRVKVLSRSAYEISQGDLSKPVAADEDGRKRDEIDELTGAIIRMQENLRELVGKIQETAKSVADTAIDLQRSAENVNGSTEEVGSSMNIIAEGAESQSQLVSKASKVITEMASSIQRTTASAEDAAKTTAETSSAAEDGSKAARLAGDKVKKVFNRIESASQQVFAFGEKTQEISKIVDAITQVAQQTNLLALNATIEAARAGEYGRGFAVVADEVRKLAESAGRSAEQISKLARDISGQSISVVSAMKEGIAELAEGREDLTNIVRSMGAITDTIRKGSEKVHLISESAREQHKGSEEMVKAIEEIKLVARNNASSTEAIQSVIQEQTSAVSRMTSLASELTNLSVELQSVVRSFRLGP; encoded by the coding sequence GTGGAGAGTCCCCGTGCGACCCGGGTGGTCTCCCTCCACTGGCGGATCTTCACCGGCTACGTGGTGCTCGGGCTGCTGTTGATCGCCTGGATGTTCGGGTCCAACCTGTTGTTCAGCGCGTGGGGAACCACGCTGAGCGACCTGACGAAGGACCTGGTGCGGCTGACCGTGGCGGTGCTCCTCACCCTGGGGGCGGGGACGGTGCTGCCCTCGCTGCTGGCGCGCGTGACGCGCGTGAAGGTGCTCAGCCGCTCCGCGTACGAGATTTCGCAGGGAGACCTGTCGAAGCCCGTGGCGGCGGACGAGGATGGCCGCAAGCGCGACGAAATCGACGAGCTGACGGGCGCCATCATCCGCATGCAGGAGAACCTGCGGGAGCTGGTGGGCAAGATTCAAGAGACGGCCAAGAGCGTGGCGGACACGGCCATCGACCTGCAGCGCTCGGCGGAGAACGTGAACGGGTCCACGGAGGAGGTGGGCTCGTCGATGAACATCATCGCCGAGGGCGCGGAGTCGCAGTCGCAGCTGGTCTCCAAGGCGTCCAAGGTCATCACGGAGATGGCCAGCAGCATCCAGCGCACCACGGCGAGCGCGGAGGACGCGGCGAAGACGACGGCGGAGACGAGCAGCGCGGCGGAGGATGGCTCCAAGGCGGCGCGGCTGGCCGGCGACAAGGTGAAGAAGGTCTTCAACCGCATCGAGTCCGCCAGCCAGCAGGTGTTCGCCTTCGGCGAGAAGACGCAGGAGATTTCGAAGATCGTCGACGCCATCACCCAGGTGGCGCAGCAGACGAACCTGCTGGCGCTCAACGCGACCATCGAGGCGGCGCGCGCGGGCGAGTACGGCCGCGGGTTCGCGGTGGTGGCGGACGAGGTCCGCAAGCTGGCGGAGAGCGCGGGCCGCTCCGCGGAGCAGATCTCCAAGCTGGCGCGGGACATCTCCGGCCAGTCCATCTCCGTGGTGAGCGCCATGAAGGAGGGCATCGCGGAGCTGGCCGAGGGCCGCGAGGACCTGACCAACATCGTGCGCTCCATGGGCGCCATCACCGACACCATCCGCAAGGGCTCCGAGAAGGTGCACCTCATCTCCGAGAGCGCCCGCGAGCAGCACAAGGGCAGCGAGGAGATGGTGAAGGCCATCGAAGAGATCAAGCTGGTGGCGCGCAACAACGCCTCGTCCACGGAGGCCATCCAGTCCGTCATCCAGGAGCAGACGTCGGCGGTGTCGCGGATGACGTCGCTGGCGAGCGAGCTGACCAACCTCTCCGTCGAGCTGCAGAGCGTGGTGCGCAGCTTCCGCCTGGGGCCATGA